The sequence GGACTGGTAATGTCTATCCGCTTACACGGGTAGCAGATGTTTTCTGAATCGCCGACTTCTTTTCGCTTTATAATGCTGAGTGCGAGGTTATCCATTGGGAGTTCTGCAAGATACTTCTCTGGCTCCGTGTCGGGAATAAGCGGGAAATCACTCTGGCAGACTACGCATTTTATCTTGCTTAAACTTTTCCCGTGTTTTTCAATTTCAGACTCGATATAATCCTTCAAACAATGTTGACAATATGTGTGATAACACGGTAAAAATCTTGGCAAACTGAAATTTTCATTGCAAATTGgacaatttgttaaattttccaACACTATATTAGAAAGCGCCATTTTGTTACTAAGAagcttaatttatatttgttgtgtttAACTTTCAGATACGAACATATTATTCTATGGTAATTTGATTCAAATGTGTACTctattgtttaaaatcatatattataatGTGTTCGAAATTCAACACCAAATTAGCTGTCTTTACCTTTTTATAATAAGAGTTGTTGATCTTTACGCATATTAGACAGactaaattctttttaaatgatcagtgtttataataatattgtcgTATTTTTCTaactgtcaattttttttaataaattttatgtacagtgatttttttgattttttttattgattttttcgaaGTTTAAAGATTCATAaattacttacatgtataagaaaCATCTAAGTACTTCTCTTAGTACAATAATATTATGTTACAATACAAACGGATGACCACATTTGATACCTTTTTTCTTCTGAATGGTATGATGTAGTTTTTGccttacatttgtatttctgtatgaccaccatttaattgataaaatatataaatatatatataatgaatgttGTAATTTATTCCATTGAAGAAGGCCGTAATGGCCGAAACGTATGGGATcatttgtgttatattttttagtatacAATAATTCAGAGACTTTATATGTAAAGAAAAGGATATAAATGTcgtatgtacaaatgtatgattgCAATTCAATTATTGGAACAACTTGAACAACTCTACGTAAAgaccaaaggacacagatggaatAATTACTTGTCCCTGTTCGGTTTTCAACAATTATTACACACATACACTGTACCGTACACTTAGCTATAAAATGCTCCgatatgacaaaatgtgaaCAAAATCAAGAGTGAAAAAACGGGTTTTTTTACAGCAAAACATAAATGGCAAGAGTGCAACCCGTATATTGagattttttaaacttatattttaaaaaacttcCAGTGGAATATGgatttatgttatgttttaattgctatttctgatataaaaaaaatcctacaaTTTAACGTTCATTTATTTCTGTTCCTCTTCCAAATATCTTTCCCCTAGAAATTTTAAATGGTTGAAAAGCCTGCATGATATCAAAAACTAGCAAATTAACCcctctttattttttcatatcttgAACACGGGAAAACAATAGTGTCTGTTGAAGAAGACATCATTTATGCAAGTTTTGTAAGTTTTAAAACCCACCAATGTTCGATTTCTCTCATACGTTTTATGTTTGACCTTTGTATTTTTGTTCTATAGCGTACCGGATTGAGATTTATGAAACACGTGTTGTGTGCATGGATTTCCCTCGATCCCAGAATTCGGCATCCGGAATGAATCAAAGGAAATCGTTTGCCTGTAAATGTTTGGTTCCTATAAGTATGGAATTGTTATTCAGCTTAATTTGCAAATTCTTCGGGCAAATgttactttttatgtttttgattgCTCGTTTAACGATTCTGCGTGTTGTACATTCGGATTCACCCATAATATCGGTTTCTAGGTATACCCGATAAAGGTTTAACTTAATACATGCAATCCAGAATCATTTTTTGTGTGCACTTTATATTCATTAGTTTCAAGTAGGCTACCTAAGAACcaattaataatgaaatttgaaagtTTATTTGAAATCGATATTATCAGGGCATAAATTCTGTTTTGAGAGTGCCATGAACAAAATTTGTGCACATAGGCCAAGGGTTTGTACAGTGGGTTTTAAACAATAATAGATGCTTCTGACTTGAtgcagctgaagcacgcctccagatgcgggattttctcgctgtgctAAAGACCAATTAGTGGCTTTCGGCTGTCGTCTGCTCTTTAGTCGGgtattgtctctttgactcattcccatttccattctcaattttattttatcaaaggtacctaTGAAAAGAAAATCTAACTACTCTTTCACAAATGATAATAAAACAAGTGATTCAATATCGCAGAGTCTTGCCGTTTCATGCAATACCGCTAACCTGAAAAGTTCATCgcacttgtatatgtatgtatacaaTATACCAGTACTAAACGCACACTAACTAGTAAAAAATGAACTCAATATCAGCAAAAACAAtcgttttataaaaatacaacGAGTACAGTAAAAACAAAACGTTACATCGACAAATTACAATAACTTTAACATAAAGTGCAGGaatgatacttttttttcaaatttgttaaatcaaGGTGGAACTCATAAGTGGATCTcgaattttggaaaaaaatgtctcatttctttttctttcggcaaaattggatgtaaaatcaagttttttaGCTACTGCATTGTACAACAACTGAATTATGTTTGACAAATATAACGAAGGGATGACCCCTTTAATCAGTAAACAAAACTCCCGTTTACAAGTTAAAAAAGGTGTTGCATTcatttttgtgaaaagaataGAATATACTAGTATCATTTTGGCGAGCTGGCGAGTGCAATTATAATCATTCTGTATACGATGTATAAGtgataaaattacctatattCATAAAGTCTTATGTAATATCTTACAAGATGTCTTTCTTAAGCAACACGTAATAGCTCTGAATAAATTACAtaatgatttaacttttttgatacacgtaaaatagtttaaaacatatattttgaaaatatgactGAGActaatttataatgaaaattcaaataagtttCAACAAGTTTTCGATTCTAAATTACTGGCAttgaatgaaacaaaacatcaGAAATTGGCCGTACAATTTTGATTGATTTGCAAATACTTATTATTTGATTGTATACTagttcatataattttataaacctGTATGATCTCTCTAAATTGCTAAGAGTTTGGAacaatttaaattcaatttgtatatgagaatttgatgtaatgtttttgttgtataataaaaatgacaCAGTTTAATAATATATTGCTGCTGAATTCCGTACTTATGGGTCAACGTTGGATCACTATCACCTCGCAAAGCATCAGACTATCCAATGAATTGAcagaatttttcatttctataaTAATGTATCtgaaagacaaaatatttatcaaatatttattttcatcaattctaataaattataaataaaaattccgTAATTCTGCAAAACTGATAAAggatataattgttaatgttttagGTTGGTTGTTGTAGTAATATCCTGTATAGCTCTGTTGGGAAACCAAAATATCAGATAGTGATTGTGCTTCATGTTAAGTAGGAGGAAAACCTGCTCTGTTAATTTTATTAGCATTGTACTTTTATATGCGTAAAAATAAAGACTAGGTATTTGACCTTAATACTAAAATAGTAATATATTTaagtataatttatttgttcaaaatCAAACTGTGGTAAACCTAAAAGCATGTCATGCATGGActttattttttgacaaatgCATTATTTTCCTGTATTTGTGAACGGTCCCCatacaattgtaaataaaatgcgTTACTTTCTCAACATGCTTACGgttgttttattgtgtttttttttttaaatcaaaatgatatAATACAAACTGTTGCATCACTGTCCCAATTTGGATTGAGGGTTTGGATCCCacaacatgtttaaacccgtcACACTACTAGTATTTGTATATGTGCCTGACCAAAGTCCGGGgtctgttattcagtggttgtcgttagtCGTTGCgttgcatatttgtttgtcatacattttttttgtacaagaatgaggccgttagttttctcgtttgaattgttttacatttgataattcggtgccttttgtagctgaatatgcggtatgagctttgctcttTGTTAAAGGCCATCAGATGACCTTAAGCTATTCAttgctgtgtcatttggtctcttgtgaggcgttgtctcattggcattcataccacatcttttctttatatctaaaaaaaaaaaaaagcatggtAAATAATGTAAGCATACCGTCCATTTAGTGGCCGACCACAATCGGTGATCATAGCTTGGTTCTTTACAAGTCCTTTCTGTTGCTCACATATattggtttttgatttataactaTGTAATCCGTCCTCTCCAACAACATATAAGGTAATGTCATGTAAGGctgaaataacaattcaaatttACAAACAGTGATCTTAAACAAAGCAGATGCACTGAgtgtaacctttttttttaaaaaaaacactttcagTACAAAGTGTATATAGTAGTCTCATACATTACGTCAACATTAAGCACTAACTGTTGATCGAGTCTTGATTACCCATATTGTTCTCTAATATCTGtcttattttatatcttttccCGCGCGGGACTTGTTCCCTATTATTTCACCATATTCTAACCGAAAGAACCTTAGCCAAATCATAAGCAACCgttataattgataaataatagTTTCAAGATGGCGTGAATATCGAGTTTAATAAATAGTGTCATACCGTAGAGCGGAGCAAAGGATAAATTTGTTTGCAAAAAAGTCAATTCAATTTGGATAACATGACAGGTaccttttttaatgtttaatttttttttcaaactgcaAGGGTTCTGaagaataatttatacaaatTCGTGTAAGTAACATGTAAATCGTATACAtaccattttttaaattaccatgCACTAAAACAAATCCTACCGGTCGTTGATATTTGAGATCTATTTGTAACGTTGGTGACAATTCTGCATCTACAAATAACATTGTTTTGTTACTtcgtttattttaaaacattggtGCTGGTATTTATTAATCAACGATAAAATAATGATTGTTTAACGTCACGCAGCCAATATTACACAAATTGAGAGATTTCTTAAACAAGATAAAGCGATCGTATTAATATGAGGGTCAGTGAACAAGGACAGACATGTTTTGCCTTTTAAGAGGACACATACTTACCCTTTATATGACATATGCGTACTCTTCAAAaagtttgcaatagcattaaggAGGTAAAAGTAGCCGGTCGTGAGGTGGCTGCATTTTTCTTGTGTTTGCATACTCATAACCATACTCGGGATTAATTTGTGTTCATAAAGATATATGTTTCATGATTTCAATCAGGAGACGTGGCTTGAAATGGGCAACCATCTATACTAGTAATACTGATCAATCTTCAAACCCCTCCTCTGATATATTCGTGTAAATCTACAAACTTTACAAATTTACTGATACGGAGACTATGTATAAAGATAAAGATTTTATAGATTTAGGTGTTTAAACTTGTCAAGATGTGTGGGGGAATTTGAGACAATTTCTATTAGCAAGTATTCAATCTCGGACTAAGAGGGGATAAAAGATCTATTCTGGATTTTGTAATTAGTATGATAATTGCTCTTTCTTTCCAGCTAAAAGGCAGAATTCCTGTAAAAGCTGTGAAATAGGGTTTGAGTGAGACATGTGTTGATATTTATCTTAGATTAATCAAAGAGGACGATAAAAAAAGCACCTATAGATATTAGAAGATGACtctttcatccaagtcacaattttgtgaaaagtagaccattataggtcaaagtacggtcttcaacacagagcctttcctcacaccgaacagcaagctataaaggtcaCCCAAAATTACctgaatttgataaatatacatgcATATAAAGATATCagaagatggggtatgagtGTCATTGAGACAACTCACTCACaatttgtgtaaaaagtaaactattataggtcaaagtacggtcttcaacccggagcctttgctcacccgcaagctataaaggtcccCGAAATGAACTGAAGTTGAtaacaaatatacatgtttatatagataccagaagatgtggtatgagtgccaattagacaactcgctcatccaaatcacaatttgtaaaaagtaaccaattatacattttgtaggtcaaagtacggtcttcaacacggagccttggatcACACCCAACTGCAAGCTAAAAGGGCCCCATTAAATGAActgaatttgataaatatacatgtatatatagaaataaggagatgtggtatgagtgccaataagacaactctccatcccagtCACATTGTGCACATAATGcaatatattgttattaaaCGGACGTTGTTACACCGGACATCAGAATATGCATGTACTAGCAAATAAGAAGAACGTCAATAAAATAAAGTGGTATGTCTTGATACTGGTTTTaatgttgctgttttttttttcttcagttggGGTTGTTCAATGCACATATACGCGGTCTTGATGAGGTTTACAACATGGAgtgtattatatttgaatttaaagtgACGGCAACTTTATGGTGAACAAACCTAACCCAAAGCTTTTGTTTAAAGCATTGCTCTATATACTATACATACCTGTTCTCGAACATGTCTTAATGTCCCCATCAACTGCTAAGTATGCCGGACCATTCGAGTTTAGATATGACATGGACGTTTGGTTAACATTCTTTTCTAGAGCATAATTATTTAAACCTACTAAATCATCTgcgaaagagaaaaaaatatatgaaatgatAGAATGAAAGTGAAAGGCATTAAAAGGAGAAATAGTTTATTCACTTTATGTCAAAATATGTCTTCTATTTATGTGTAAATAATAGAAATTCGTGGTTTACACATATAATTGTATGCATTTATTATCAATTGTAGAATATTTTATGGCAATTGAATCATTTACGTGAAATTTTaagctaaatatatatttacaagaatgttttttttatattatactcACCAAAGTGGACAGAAAGAAACCGTTTATCCCACTGAGCAGAAATCTGAAATTGAAATAGAAAGTCTTAAGAcaggaaaattttgaaatacattttggAGTATGGTACATAGTCAATGATTATAGTACAGTTCTTTCGATTCCTACCATgaatttgtttatacaaacCTATTGAATTATCTCTTTTTAGATacttacaatgtacatgtaaccATGTCGACGGCCGTGGAGTTTATTTTATCATTCAATTTGTACTAGCTGGCttctatgtatatatttatagcaAATTAGATTGAGTGTACTCTTAGCATGAAATGATACCCATGTCGACGATCtctttctgttctttttttgttcaatttagACTGTTTGCCATCTATGTATATTTTAATACTAAGCTATAATTGAATGTACTTATAGGATTAAAAGGAAAGGATCACCAATGAATGTTGACTGTCGTTCTGATCGCATGTCATTCAATTT is a genomic window of Mytilus trossulus isolate FHL-02 chromosome 1, PNRI_Mtr1.1.1.hap1, whole genome shotgun sequence containing:
- the LOC134680918 gene encoding uncharacterized protein LOC134680918, translating into MSQNKLLNDECNGSATLQSSDRIERSDVVPMLASEAEIPENDNQNALTITRKYVPVIRVQKPRPCDNKKRIMMIILGSMFVFIALVFLITGTIRFHQCHPSKISAQWDKRFLSVHFDDLVGLNNYALEKNVNQTSMSYLNSNGPAYLAVDGDIKTCSRTDAELSPTLQIDLKYQRPVGFVLVHGNLKNALHDITLYVVGEDGLHSYKSKTNICEQQKGLVKNQAMITDCGRPLNGRYIIIEMKNSVNSLDSLMLCEVIVIQR